One window of the Mycobacteriales bacterium genome contains the following:
- a CDS encoding sugar phosphate isomerase/epimerase, which produces MTVVKVPDAKVALSTASVYPESTAAAFEMAARLGYDGVEVMVTPDPVSQDVEALRKLSDYHGIAILAVHAPCLIITRTVWGTEPWGKLVKAQAVAEALQSPTVVVHPPFRWQREYARDFIEGIERMANETDVRFAVENMFPLRARGRSVVPYSPDYDPSEEDFRHFTLDLSHTAVSQNDALEMAARMGDRLAHIHIADGMGSARDEHLVPGRGAQPCAELLEQLAVNGFNGTVVVEINTRRADDRIERESDVAEALAFTRLHLAAPVAADESSA; this is translated from the coding sequence GTGACAGTCGTCAAGGTGCCGGACGCGAAGGTGGCCTTGTCGACCGCGTCCGTCTATCCGGAGTCGACGGCTGCCGCGTTCGAGATGGCCGCTCGGCTCGGGTACGACGGGGTCGAGGTGATGGTCACCCCCGACCCGGTCAGCCAGGACGTCGAGGCGCTGCGCAAGCTGTCGGACTACCACGGCATCGCGATCCTCGCCGTCCACGCGCCCTGCCTGATCATCACGCGCACCGTCTGGGGCACCGAGCCATGGGGGAAGCTCGTGAAGGCACAGGCGGTCGCCGAGGCGTTGCAGTCGCCCACGGTCGTCGTACACCCGCCGTTTCGCTGGCAGCGCGAGTACGCCCGTGACTTCATCGAAGGCATCGAACGAATGGCCAACGAGACCGACGTTCGCTTTGCCGTCGAGAACATGTTCCCGTTGCGTGCCCGCGGCCGGTCCGTCGTTCCGTACTCGCCCGACTACGACCCGAGCGAAGAGGACTTCCGTCACTTCACCCTGGACCTCTCCCACACCGCCGTCTCGCAGAACGACGCACTCGAGATGGCTGCGCGCATGGGCGATCGCCTCGCTCACATCCACATCGCGGACGGCATGGGCAGCGCCCGCGACGAGCATCTCGTCCCGGGCCGTGGCGCGCAGCCGTGCGCCGAGCTGCTGGAGCAGCTCGCGGTCAACGGCTTCAACGGCACGGTCGTGGTGGAGATCAACACCCGTCGTGCTGACGACCGCATCGAGCGTGAGTCCGACGTCGCGGAGGCGCTCGCCTTCACCAGGCTGCACCTCGCGGCTCCGGTCGCCGCCGACGAATCGAGCGCCTAG